A window of the Labeo rohita strain BAU-BD-2019 chromosome 1, IGBB_LRoh.1.0, whole genome shotgun sequence genome harbors these coding sequences:
- the rbpja gene encoding recombination signal binding protein for immunoglobulin kappa J region a isoform X1 yields the protein MAPVVTGKFGELPQPKRLTREAMRNYLKERGDQTVLILHAKVAQKSYGNEKRFFCPPPCVYLMGCGWKKKKELMEREGCSEQESQPCAFIGIGNSEQEMQQLNLEGKNFCTAKTLYISDSDKRKHFMLSVKMFYGNSADIGVFLSKRIKVISKPSKKKQSLKNADLCIASGTKVALFNRLRSQTVSTRYLHVEGGNFHASSQQWGAFYIHLLDDDESEGEEFTVRDGYIHYGQTVKLVCSVTGMALPRLIIRKVDKQTALMDADDPVSQLHKCAFYLKDTERMYLCLSQERIIQFQATPCPKETNKEMINDGASWTIISTDKAEYTFYEGMGPVPSPVTPVPVVESLQLNGGGDVAMLELTGQNFTPNLRVWFGDVEADTMYRCGESVLCVVPDISAFREGWRWVRQPVQVPVTLVRNDGIIYSTALTFTYTPEPGPRPHCSAAGAILRANSTSTSPSSSSSSSSLLLQSAVDSQAGYAAAGSVSSSSSSSAMSVS from the exons ATGGCGCCTGTTGTGACAGG GAAATTTGGGGAGCTCCCTCAGCCAAAGCGTTTAACAAG GGAGGCGATGCGCAACTACTTGAAGGAGAGAGGAGATCAGACAGTACTCATACTGCATGCAAAAGTCGCACAGAAGTCGTACGGCAATGAAAAAAG ATTCTTCTGTCCTCCACCATGTGTGTACCTGATGGGTTGTGGCTGGAAGAAAAAGAAGGAGCTGATGGAGAGAGAGGGCTGCTCGGAGCAGGAGTCTCAGCCTTGTGCCTTCATCGGCATTGGAAACAGTGAACAAGAAATGCAGCAGCTCAACTTGGAGGGCAAG AATTTTtgcacagcaaaaacattgtACATTTCTGACTCGGACAAACGGAAGCACTTCATGCTGTCAGTGAAAATGTTCTACGGGAATAGCGCAGATATCGGTGTCTTCCTCAGCAAACGAATCAAGGTCATCTCCAAACCTTCCAAAAAGAAACAGTCGCTGAAGAATGCAGACC TGTGCATAGCTTCTGGGACGAAGGTGGCTCTTTTTAACCGCTTGCGGTCTCAGACTGTCAGTACGCGGTACCTTCATGTGGAAGGTGGAAACTTCCATGCTAGTTCACAACAGTGGGGAGCTTTCTACATTCATCTAT TGGATGATGATGAGTCAGAGGGTGAAGAGTTTACAGTCAGAGATGGTTACATCCATTACGGTCAGACGGTGAAGCTGGTGTGCTCCGTGACAGGCATGGCTCTACCCCGACTG ATCATTCGTAAAGTGGACAAGCAGACAGCACTAATGGATGCAGATGATCCTGTGTCCCAGCTACATAAATGTGCCTTCTACCTAAAAGATACTGAGAGGATGTATCTCTGCCTGTCACAAGAAAGGATAATTCAGTTCCAG GCCACACCCTGTcccaaagaaacaaacaaagaaatgatCAACGATGGGGCGTCATGGACAATCATCAGCACAGACAAAGCAGAGTACACTTTCTATGAGGGGATGGGCCCTGTACCCTCACCTGTCACACCCGTGCCTGTTGTTGAAAGTTTACAG CTGAACGGAGGAGGGGATGTTGCCATGCTGGAACTGACAGGACAGAACTTCACGCCTAACCTCAGAGTCTGGTTTGGAGATGTAGAGGCAGACACAATGTACAG GTGTGGCGAAAGTGTGCTCTGCGTGGTTCCTGACATCTCTGCGTTCCGTGAGGGGTGGCGTTGGGTTCGGCAGCCAGTGCAGGTTCCTGTGACTTTGGTCCGTAACGACGGCATCATCTACTCCACAGCTTTGACTTTTACCTACACGCCGGAGCCTGGACCACGTCCTCACTGCAGCGCCGCGGGAGCCATACTGCGGGCCAACAGCACCTCCACCTCCCCATCttcatcctcctcatcctccaGCCTACTTCTGCAGTCAGCCGTCGACAGCCAGGCAGGATACGCGGCAGCAGGAAGCGTGTCTTCATCTTCCTCTTCCTCGGCTATGTCTGTCTCCTAA
- the rbpja gene encoding recombination signal binding protein for immunoglobulin kappa J region a isoform X2, which yields MRNYLKERGDQTVLILHAKVAQKSYGNEKRFFCPPPCVYLMGCGWKKKKELMEREGCSEQESQPCAFIGIGNSEQEMQQLNLEGKNFCTAKTLYISDSDKRKHFMLSVKMFYGNSADIGVFLSKRIKVISKPSKKKQSLKNADLCIASGTKVALFNRLRSQTVSTRYLHVEGGNFHASSQQWGAFYIHLLDDDESEGEEFTVRDGYIHYGQTVKLVCSVTGMALPRLIIRKVDKQTALMDADDPVSQLHKCAFYLKDTERMYLCLSQERIIQFQATPCPKETNKEMINDGASWTIISTDKAEYTFYEGMGPVPSPVTPVPVVESLQLNGGGDVAMLELTGQNFTPNLRVWFGDVEADTMYRCGESVLCVVPDISAFREGWRWVRQPVQVPVTLVRNDGIIYSTALTFTYTPEPGPRPHCSAAGAILRANSTSTSPSSSSSSSSLLLQSAVDSQAGYAAAGSVSSSSSSSAMSVS from the exons ATGCGCAACTACTTGAAGGAGAGAGGAGATCAGACAGTACTCATACTGCATGCAAAAGTCGCACAGAAGTCGTACGGCAATGAAAAAAG ATTCTTCTGTCCTCCACCATGTGTGTACCTGATGGGTTGTGGCTGGAAGAAAAAGAAGGAGCTGATGGAGAGAGAGGGCTGCTCGGAGCAGGAGTCTCAGCCTTGTGCCTTCATCGGCATTGGAAACAGTGAACAAGAAATGCAGCAGCTCAACTTGGAGGGCAAG AATTTTtgcacagcaaaaacattgtACATTTCTGACTCGGACAAACGGAAGCACTTCATGCTGTCAGTGAAAATGTTCTACGGGAATAGCGCAGATATCGGTGTCTTCCTCAGCAAACGAATCAAGGTCATCTCCAAACCTTCCAAAAAGAAACAGTCGCTGAAGAATGCAGACC TGTGCATAGCTTCTGGGACGAAGGTGGCTCTTTTTAACCGCTTGCGGTCTCAGACTGTCAGTACGCGGTACCTTCATGTGGAAGGTGGAAACTTCCATGCTAGTTCACAACAGTGGGGAGCTTTCTACATTCATCTAT TGGATGATGATGAGTCAGAGGGTGAAGAGTTTACAGTCAGAGATGGTTACATCCATTACGGTCAGACGGTGAAGCTGGTGTGCTCCGTGACAGGCATGGCTCTACCCCGACTG ATCATTCGTAAAGTGGACAAGCAGACAGCACTAATGGATGCAGATGATCCTGTGTCCCAGCTACATAAATGTGCCTTCTACCTAAAAGATACTGAGAGGATGTATCTCTGCCTGTCACAAGAAAGGATAATTCAGTTCCAG GCCACACCCTGTcccaaagaaacaaacaaagaaatgatCAACGATGGGGCGTCATGGACAATCATCAGCACAGACAAAGCAGAGTACACTTTCTATGAGGGGATGGGCCCTGTACCCTCACCTGTCACACCCGTGCCTGTTGTTGAAAGTTTACAG CTGAACGGAGGAGGGGATGTTGCCATGCTGGAACTGACAGGACAGAACTTCACGCCTAACCTCAGAGTCTGGTTTGGAGATGTAGAGGCAGACACAATGTACAG GTGTGGCGAAAGTGTGCTCTGCGTGGTTCCTGACATCTCTGCGTTCCGTGAGGGGTGGCGTTGGGTTCGGCAGCCAGTGCAGGTTCCTGTGACTTTGGTCCGTAACGACGGCATCATCTACTCCACAGCTTTGACTTTTACCTACACGCCGGAGCCTGGACCACGTCCTCACTGCAGCGCCGCGGGAGCCATACTGCGGGCCAACAGCACCTCCACCTCCCCATCttcatcctcctcatcctccaGCCTACTTCTGCAGTCAGCCGTCGACAGCCAGGCAGGATACGCGGCAGCAGGAAGCGTGTCTTCATCTTCCTCTTCCTCGGCTATGTCTGTCTCCTAA